In a single window of the Equus quagga isolate Etosha38 chromosome 7, UCLA_HA_Equagga_1.0, whole genome shotgun sequence genome:
- the MSLN gene encoding mesothelin isoform X1, producing MALQTAQRPLGSCGTPTHGSLLLLLLSLGWLPPPGAQAADTGLGFVTPWLQRPTRDPSWQQPELTVVLQRAQRSTKTKVCALSQKACPPERKATVVDENLVFYEEWELEACVDAALLDTQMDRVNAIPFTHQQLEIFRCKLNQFYPQGYPESLIRRLRYFFYAVTPEDIYKWNVTSPEIVKYLLKISEGRRMDAQVAVLIARYLVGGGQMDKATLDTLAAFRPTYLCLLSPEQLDSMPHNVVWAAGPQDLDTCRPPQMDALYSKARIAFQNMSGSEYFARIKPYLGGAPTEDLQALSRQNIHMDMATFKKLRTEAVLPLTIAEVQKLLGQNLAGLKAEEGNSPVRDWILRQPQDDLNSLGLGLRGGIPNGYLVLDLSFREALSGGPHLLGPGPGLTVILTLLLAVILN from the exons ATGGCCTTGCAGACTGCTCAACGCCCCCTGGGGTCCTGTGGGACCCCCACCCATGGCAGCCTCCTGCTCTTGCTTCTCAGCCTTG GGTGGCTGCCACCTCCCGGGGCCCAGGCTGCAGACACAGGACTG GGCTTCGTGACCCCCTGGCTGCAACGCCCCACCCGGGACCCGTCCTggcagcagcctgagctgactgtCGTCCTCCAGAGGGCCCAGCGGAGCACAAAGA CGAAGGTTTGCGCCCTGAGCCAGAAGGCTTGCCCCCCGGAGCGGAAGGCCACTGTGGTGGATGAAAACCTGGTCTTCTACGAGGAGTGGGAACTGGAGGCCTGTGTGGACGCGGCCCTGCTGGACACTCAGATGGACCGAGTGAACGCGATACCCTTCACCCACCAGCAGCTCGAAATTTTTAGATGCAAATTGAACCAG TTCTACCCACAGGGGTACCCCGAGTCCCTGATCCGGCGCCTACGGTACTTCTTCTATGCGGTCACCCCTGAAGACATCTACAAGTGGAATGTGACATCCCCGGAGATTGTGAAATATCTGCTTAAAATCAGCGAGGGGCGCAGAATGGATGCTCAG GTGGCTGTCCTGATTGCCCGCTACCTGGTGGGAGGGGGCCAGATGGACAAGGCCACCCTGGACACGCTGGCTGCCTTCCGTCCCACCTACTTGTGCCTCCTCAGTCCCGAGCAGCTGGACTCCATGCCACACAACGTTGTTTG GGCGGCCGGGCCCCAGGACCTGGACACGTGCCGCCCACCTCAGATGGACGCCCTCTATTCCAAGGCCCGTATCGCCTTCCAGAACATGAGCGGGTCTGAGTACTTTGCGAGGATCAAGCCCTACCTGG GTGGAGCCCCCACCGAGGACCTGCAGGCCCTTAGTCGGCAGAACATACACATGGACATGGCCACCTTCAAGAAGCTGCGGACAGAAGCTGTGCTG CCGCTGACCATTGCCGAGGTGCAAAAACTTCTGGGTCAGAACCTGGCGGGCCTGAAGGCTGAGGAAGGCAACAGCCCCGTGCGGGACTGGATCCTCCGGCAGCCGCAGGACGACCTGAACAGTCTGGGTCTGGGTCTCCGCGGCGGCATCCCCAACGGCTACCTGGTCCTGGACCTCAGCTTCCGAG AGGCCCTCTCGGGGGGCCCCCACCTCCTTGGACCTGGACCTGGGCTCACTGTGATCCTGACTCTGCTCCTGGCTGTGATCCTGAACTGA
- the MSLN gene encoding mesothelin isoform X2 gives MALQTAQRPLGSCGTPTHGSLLLLLLSLGWLPPPGAQAADTGLGFVTPWLQRPTRDPSWQQPELTVVLQRAQRSTKTKVCALSQKACPPERKATVVDENLVFYEEWELEACVDAALLDTQMDRVNAIPFTHQQLEIFRCKLNQGYPESLIRRLRYFFYAVTPEDIYKWNVTSPEIVKYLLKISEGRRMDAQVAVLIARYLVGGGQMDKATLDTLAAFRPTYLCLLSPEQLDSMPHNVVWAAGPQDLDTCRPPQMDALYSKARIAFQNMSGSEYFARIKPYLGGAPTEDLQALSRQNIHMDMATFKKLRTEAVLPLTIAEVQKLLGQNLAGLKAEEGNSPVRDWILRQPQDDLNSLGLGLRGGIPNGYLVLDLSFREALSGGPHLLGPGPGLTVILTLLLAVILN, from the exons ATGGCCTTGCAGACTGCTCAACGCCCCCTGGGGTCCTGTGGGACCCCCACCCATGGCAGCCTCCTGCTCTTGCTTCTCAGCCTTG GGTGGCTGCCACCTCCCGGGGCCCAGGCTGCAGACACAGGACTG GGCTTCGTGACCCCCTGGCTGCAACGCCCCACCCGGGACCCGTCCTggcagcagcctgagctgactgtCGTCCTCCAGAGGGCCCAGCGGAGCACAAAGA CGAAGGTTTGCGCCCTGAGCCAGAAGGCTTGCCCCCCGGAGCGGAAGGCCACTGTGGTGGATGAAAACCTGGTCTTCTACGAGGAGTGGGAACTGGAGGCCTGTGTGGACGCGGCCCTGCTGGACACTCAGATGGACCGAGTGAACGCGATACCCTTCACCCACCAGCAGCTCGAAATTTTTAGATGCAAATTGAACCAG GGGTACCCCGAGTCCCTGATCCGGCGCCTACGGTACTTCTTCTATGCGGTCACCCCTGAAGACATCTACAAGTGGAATGTGACATCCCCGGAGATTGTGAAATATCTGCTTAAAATCAGCGAGGGGCGCAGAATGGATGCTCAG GTGGCTGTCCTGATTGCCCGCTACCTGGTGGGAGGGGGCCAGATGGACAAGGCCACCCTGGACACGCTGGCTGCCTTCCGTCCCACCTACTTGTGCCTCCTCAGTCCCGAGCAGCTGGACTCCATGCCACACAACGTTGTTTG GGCGGCCGGGCCCCAGGACCTGGACACGTGCCGCCCACCTCAGATGGACGCCCTCTATTCCAAGGCCCGTATCGCCTTCCAGAACATGAGCGGGTCTGAGTACTTTGCGAGGATCAAGCCCTACCTGG GTGGAGCCCCCACCGAGGACCTGCAGGCCCTTAGTCGGCAGAACATACACATGGACATGGCCACCTTCAAGAAGCTGCGGACAGAAGCTGTGCTG CCGCTGACCATTGCCGAGGTGCAAAAACTTCTGGGTCAGAACCTGGCGGGCCTGAAGGCTGAGGAAGGCAACAGCCCCGTGCGGGACTGGATCCTCCGGCAGCCGCAGGACGACCTGAACAGTCTGGGTCTGGGTCTCCGCGGCGGCATCCCCAACGGCTACCTGGTCCTGGACCTCAGCTTCCGAG AGGCCCTCTCGGGGGGCCCCCACCTCCTTGGACCTGGACCTGGGCTCACTGTGATCCTGACTCTGCTCCTGGCTGTGATCCTGAACTGA